In a genomic window of Phacochoerus africanus isolate WHEZ1 chromosome 6, ROS_Pafr_v1, whole genome shotgun sequence:
- the LOC125128829 gene encoding lymphotactin-like, which produces MRLLILAFLVICCLTAYTVEAVGSEVLEKSICVSLTTRRLPVKNIKTYTIKEGSMKAVIFITRRGLKVCADPHVEWVKKAVQTIDKSNRGNQAKPTGAQQSTSTAVTLAG; this is translated from the exons ATGAGACTTCTCATCTTGGCCTTCCTCGTGATCTGCTGTCTCACTGCATACACTGTGGAAG CTGTGGGGAGCGAAGTCCTAGAGAAGAGCATCTGTGTGAGTCTAACTACCCGGCGACTGCCAGTTAAAAACATCAAGACCTACACCATCAAGGAGGGCTCCATGAAAGCAGTGAT ATTTATTACCAGGCGTGGCCTTAAAGTCTGTGCTGATCCACATGTTGAATGGGTGAAAAAAGCAGTTCAAACAATAGACAAATCCAACAGAGGAAACCAGGCCAAGCCTACAGGAGCCCAGCAATCTACCAGTACAGCTGTAACCCTGGCTGGGTAG